The following DNA comes from Pseudomonas sp. MYb118.
CGCCGCTACCTGTTCGGCGAGCTGTTCCCGCAACTGAAAAACGTGCGCATCACCCATGGCTGGGGCGGCAACCTGGGCATGGCCCGACGTTTCCAGCCGCACATGATCTGCGATCACGCCCGCGGCATCGCCCTGTCCGGCGGGTATGGCGGGGAGGGGGTGGGCGCCAGCAACCTGGGCGGCCGGACCCTGGCGGACCTGATCCTGCAGCGTGAAAGCCCGTTGGTGCGTCAGCCCTGGGTAATCCCGCAAGGCGGTCTGGACGCGCTCAAGGCCTGGGAGCCGGAACCCTGCCGCTGGCTCGGTTACAACGCCATCATCCGCAGCTTTGTCCATGAAGACCAGGTACTGGCCAACCCCGCGACCGCCCCTTGGCGGCGCAAGCTGGCCAGTGGCGTCGCAGGTTTCATGGAAGGTTTCATGCATTGATTGACCAACGACAGGTGTCCCCATGACCATCACGCAATTCAAGAACACCGCAACGCTCGAACTGGAAGAATCCAACCCGGTCGCGGTGCCGCTGGGGACGCCGGTAGCGGTGGCGTCCACCACCAGCGTCGAGCGCGACGACGGCGTCGAGACCGGCGTCTGGGAGTGCACCCCCGGCCGCTGGCGCCGCCAGATCGTCGCCCAGGAGTTCTGCCATTTCATCCAGGGCCGATGCACCTTCACCCCGGATGAAGGCGAAATCCTGCACATCGAAGCGGGCGACGCATTGATGTTGCCAGCCAACACCCTCGGCGTCTGGGACATCCAGGAAACCGTGCGCAAGAGCTATGTGTTGATCTTCTGACCCAATTCACCACCCCCGGCCCTGTAGGAGCGAGCTTGCTCGCGATGGAGCATCAGCCACCGCAGTTCTCCAGACAGCCAGCGTTATCGTTAACGACCATCGCGAGCAAGCCCGCTCCCACAAAAAAAGGGCACCTCAACCCCTGTAGGAGCGAGCATGCTCGCGATGGAGTCTCAGGCACCGCTGTGTATCAGACAGCCAGCGTCATCGTTAACGACCATCGCGAGCCTGCTCGCTCCTACAGAGGGCACCTCAATCCCCTGTGGGAGCGAGCCTGCTCGCGATGGAGTCTCAGGCACCGCGGAGTGTCAGGCAGCCAGCGTCATCGTTAACGACCATCGCGAGCAAGCTCGCTCCTACAGAGGGCACCTCAATCCCCTGTGGGAGCGGGCTTGCCCGCGATGGAGGCTCAGGCACCGCGGAGTATCAGACGGCCAGCGTCATCG
Coding sequences within:
- a CDS encoding cupin domain-containing protein, whose product is MTITQFKNTATLELEESNPVAVPLGTPVAVASTTSVERDDGVETGVWECTPGRWRRQIVAQEFCHFIQGRCTFTPDEGEILHIEAGDALMLPANTLGVWDIQETVRKSYVLIF